The Paenibacillus sp. FSL R7-0345 DNA segment ATCAGCATGCATCTGCAGGCCGAACGGGAGCACAACCTGGCCGCCGTGGGTATGGCCGGCAAGAATCAGGTCGCAGGGAACGGTATCCTGACTGGTGAGCCACAACGGGTCATGTACAAGGATGATCCGGCATAACTGAGTTTGCCGGGAAGGTACAGCCGGTAAAGGGGCATACCCCTTCTTGCCTCCCTGCCGTGGGAAATCAACTCCTGTCAGCACCAGCTTCTGCCCATTATGCTCAATAAAGACATTTTCGTTGATGAGCAGTCTTGCTCCGCTCGCCCGGATGACATTATCCGCCAGGTTAGTCTTTGCCTTGTAATCATGATTGCCGTGGACCGCGTAGACCGGGGCCAGGGAGGACACAAGCTTCATATTATCTGCAAGCCTGGACAGCGGATTGCCCTTTTCTGTCATATCGCCGCCAAGGAAGACTGCGTCAATCTTCCCGGCCAGCGGTGCAAGCAGTGCTTCAGGAAGCCGCCGGCGGTGGATGTCGGTAATAAACAGGATACGGAAGCCGTCAAATTCCGCCGGCAAGGCTTCCAGGGATATTTCCTCGGCAATAATGTTGCGTCCAAAGGCGGAGAACACCATGATTATCCCCAGAATAAACAGCCCAAGCAGAAGGGCTGCGGCTGCACCGAGAACCCAGGCGGTTACCATAACGTCCTCAGATCAGGGGCGTCTTCGATCCCCCACCAGACAAGGAAACCCAGCAGCAGGATAAACAGCACACTCAAGGTGTTGACAAATATTTTGCTCCAACGGACACGCTCGGAGGAATAGCTCTCGGAACGGGAAGGTGTCTCCCCATCCTGGGCGGTGTTCAGCTGCTGTGAATCTGTTTTTGCGGAGCCCTTTGCCGCATATCTTGCTTTTCTGGATAGGCCTCCTGACGCTTTGACACCTTGTTCCTGGTAAACTTCAGTTGTTGCGGTTGCGCGGACCGGTTGCGCTTTACTGGCTCCTGCCGGCGGCCGGCTTTGGCGGTCTGCAGACTTGCGGCGGGATTTAACCCTGCTTAATTCTTCGTTCATGACTCCCTCCTGTAGCGGATGATCAGACCGGAGAACAAATCGATCAGAAAATGGCACAGGATCGGTGCCCATAATGTTCCGGTATGAATGTAAATATAGCCAAGCCCGTAGCTGCTGAGAAACACCCAGGCGGTCGGAATCCAGTGGCGGAGATAACGCACATGAATGACTGCGAACAGAATACTCGTCCAGTAAGGACCGAAAGTATGCTGTATGGCACCGCGGAACAGCAGCTCCTCGCACACGGCAACCATTGCCGCAATGATGATAATATGCCAGAACGGTCGGTTGCCGAACAGGAGCTCGTTTATCCCTCCGTCATCCATGCTGTCCTGCGGGACAATATGCGTTAACACAAAATCCACAACCAGCATAATACCCGCCAGTCCAAGGCCCCAGAGCACGAATTGTGCATTGTCCGGAAAATTTAATATGTCAATGGGATTTCTTTTCTGCAATAATATCCATATCAGACCGATAAATAAAGTAAGGCCCTGTGTAATATAGAGATTCAGCAGAAGCAGCTTGTCCGTCAGCTGCTGCGGATCGGCCTTTTTGATTTTGATGTTGCCAAATTTGAATTTTTTCATTGTAACCTGCCTGTTCTAATTTGTTTTTACATAAGATAATTTCCCCACAAGAAGGAGCACTAAATTATGAATAGCCGTAACTCCCGCACTCAAATGTTATACACACTAGGCTTTCTGTTTTTCCTGATCTGCGCATTTGCCGCATTTTTTACGGGAGTGAAGGTTGGAGCTGACAAGACCGAGGCGAAGTACGCCCACTTGAACGATGCTGAAGGGGCTGTGGAGGAATTTTCCGGGTCGTACCAGCAGCAGGATCTTGTTGCTTTCTATCATAACGTATTTTTGCCTTACCGGGAATTCAAGCGAAATTGGAATAACGAAGTGGATAATCTGGCCCGCAGCACGGATGCCCGCACAAACGCGGCAGCACTGAAGAATCTCAGTCTCCTGGCTGACAAACAGTATGATAAGGTCAGCAAGGATTCCCTGTTCACCAGTTCACCGCTGCTGTCCCAGTCCCAGCTGAATATCCTTAAAAGTCTGACGCTCTTCTCCCAGGCTTCAAGCAAGGTGACTGCGGGCACTTCAGGCTCCGAAACCGCCAAAGCGCTGAAGAATGACAATTTTACAGCAAGCGCCATCAAATTCGGGCTGCTGGCGCAGAAAGACTTCTATGATTCCATGCTTAAATGGGGCTCCAAAACGAGCAGCAGCATTCCTGCTGAGACAGGTGCGCTCAAGACAATGTCCTTTGTAACGTGGAAAAAGATGCCTCTCCTGCTCAAGAACGCAACGGTTGCAAATATCATGCTGAACCGCAAAATATACGGCGCGTACGATCCGCAGGATATTACAGCCAAAGTCGATGATATGATTTATTCCGGCACTGCTAGCTCGCTCGGCCTGAAGGACGTCCAGGCCTCCATCACGCTGCTCATCTCCACTGGCGCAGTGCAGGAGCAGGATTTCGTAAAGTGGCGCGAGCAGTATTACGGCAAGGAAATCGTGCCGCAGCTGCCGTTCTTTTATGAGTAGAACCAGCTATTGCATCATAACGAAAAACAAAGCTCACTTCAAGGCAAGCCGGCTAGAATAAGCCTATTGACACAGTTGGCATCACCATGTTACATTATGAAAAATTAATCAAGCAAAACCGATGAAGGAACAAAGATTCTGAAAGTCTACAGAGAGCCGGTGGATGGTGCAAACCGGTGGCGGACAGTGTTCTTTAGCGCTCCCGAGATATTGTATCGAACGAATAGTAGATGCAATCGGATCATCTCCGTTATCAGTGTGGCCTTCTAGGCCAATGAGGCTGCTTCTTTAACCGTTGCAGTGAATTAGGGTGGTACCACGACAACTCTCGTCCCTTACTACGGCAGTAGTATGGGGTTGGGAGTTTTTTTGTTACCCGGATTCCTAACAATTGGTCTAAAAGGCCCATATCCCGAGCTACGCGTACATCTGCATCCTCTTTCTTTTATGCGACAACGCGTTGCCCCGTTATTTCGGCAATGGTTGTCAGCCAGTTTGACCGCTTCCGGTACTGCGGCTGCCTTTCGAGGGCATCCTTAGGCATATTAAGCTTTTTAACTTTTAAGGGGGATAAGAAACCATGTTTAAAGTATTAGTGTCGGATCCGATCAGCGATTTGGGTATTCAGCAATTGATGGACGCAAGCGATGTAATTGTGGATAAGAAAACAGGACTGAGCGAAGACGAGCTGATTGCCATCATTGGCGAATATGACGGTCTGCTTGTCCGCAGCCAGACAACGGTTACTGACAAAATAATCGCTGCCGGCACCAACCTGAAGGTTATCGGCCGTGCCGGAGTCGGAGTTGACAACATCAAGCTGGAGGCGGCTACACAGCACGGTGTCGTAGTTATAAATGCTCCGGACGGAAACACCATCACTACCTGTGAGCATGCCTTTGCGATGATGATGGCTCTGGCCCGCCACATTCCGCAGGCTTATGCCAAGACCATCAACGGTGTCTGGGACCGCAAAACGTTCCTCGGCGTTGAACTGCGCGGCAAGACACTCGGTGTACTCGGCATGGGACGGATCGGCAGCGAGGTAGCCAAGCGTGCCAAAGCGTTCGGCATGGACATTCTCGCCTATGACCCGTTCCTGACAGCTGACCGTGCGGAAAAGCTGGAAGTGAAGCTGGCCTCCGTTGACGACATCGTGCGCGGTGCTGATTTCATTACTGTACACACTCCACTCACACCTGAAACACGGCACATGATCTCCCGTCCGCAGTTTGAGGTTATGAAAAAGGGCATGCGCATCGTAAACTGTGCCCGCGGCGGTGTTATTGATGAAATGGCGCTGGTTGAAGCGATTGACAGCGGCATCGTTGCCGGAGCTGCCTTTGACGTATTTGAGAAGGAGCCGCCGCAGGCTGATCACCCGTTCCTGTCGCATCCAAAAATCATTGTAACGCCGCATCTCGGCGCTTCGACTGTTGAGGCCCAGGAAAACGTGGCGATCGACGTATCGGAGCAGGTTCTGCATATCCTGCGCAACGAGCCGTTCATCAATGCCGTCAACATTCCGCCGGTTGCTCCGAGCGTAATGAACAAGCTTCAGCCGTACTTTACGCTCGGTGAGAAGCTGGGAAGCTTCGCAACACAGCTTACCCACGGCGCAATCAGCGAAATCAACGTCGAGTATGCCGGTGACCTCTCCGATGTGGATACCCAGCCGCTGACCCGTTATATTGTCAAAGGCGTGCTGTCCCGTCACTTCGCCGGCGATGTCAATATCGTCAATTCGATGCACCTGGCCAAAACCCGTGACGTGAACGTTGTCGTGACCAAGTCGCCTAAGACCAAAGGCTTCACGAACCTGATTACCGTTACACTGAAAGCCGATCCGGACGAAGTACGCCTGGTAGCCGGCACGCTGCTGCAGGGCTACGGTGAACGCATTGTCAAGGTAAACAACTTCCCGGTTGATATTGCGCCTGAAGGTCATCAGATTCTGATCTCCCACAACGATAAGCCGGGGATCATCGGTCTCGTCGGAACCCTGCTCGGCGAAAATGACGTCAACATCGCATCCATGCAGGTAGGCCGTAAAATTGTCGGCGGTGCCGCGATCATGCTGCTGACCGTAGATAAAGCGGTACCGCAGGATGTGCTGGTGAAGCTGGCCGGACTTCCGCAAATCAACACCGCTGAAGAAGTTATTCTGCTGTAGAAGAAACGGCTTATATCTATAAAATAATGCCCGTCCGGAACGTGCTCCTGTCAGCACTGTTCCGGACGGGCATTTTTACTAACCCGGTCTTTCCCCTTTATTCTGTCAACTGAAAGACAGGAATTCTGCGCCCGTCCGAATCCGTGAAGCCGTACTTCTCAGCCAACGCTCCCACC contains these protein-coding regions:
- a CDS encoding metallophosphoesterase, which translates into the protein MVTAWVLGAAAALLLGLFILGIIMVFSAFGRNIIAEEISLEALPAEFDGFRILFITDIHRRRLPEALLAPLAGKIDAVFLGGDMTEKGNPLSRLADNMKLVSSLAPVYAVHGNHDYKAKTNLADNVIRASGARLLINENVFIEHNGQKLVLTGVDFPRQGGKKGYAPLPAVPSRQTQLCRIILVHDPLWLTSQDTVPCDLILAGHTHGGQVVLPFGLQMHADPFYRRYNAGKFSIPRKDGSGEEARLLISRGFGTAHLPLRWRSPAEIHVLTLRRGEDSGRGGA
- a CDS encoding CPBP family intramembrane glutamic endopeptidase — translated: MKKFKFGNIKIKKADPQQLTDKLLLLNLYITQGLTLFIGLIWILLQKRNPIDILNFPDNAQFVLWGLGLAGIMLVVDFVLTHIVPQDSMDDGGINELLFGNRPFWHIIIIAAMVAVCEELLFRGAIQHTFGPYWTSILFAVIHVRYLRHWIPTAWVFLSSYGLGYIYIHTGTLWAPILCHFLIDLFSGLIIRYRRES
- the serA gene encoding phosphoglycerate dehydrogenase, with product MFKVLVSDPISDLGIQQLMDASDVIVDKKTGLSEDELIAIIGEYDGLLVRSQTTVTDKIIAAGTNLKVIGRAGVGVDNIKLEAATQHGVVVINAPDGNTITTCEHAFAMMMALARHIPQAYAKTINGVWDRKTFLGVELRGKTLGVLGMGRIGSEVAKRAKAFGMDILAYDPFLTADRAEKLEVKLASVDDIVRGADFITVHTPLTPETRHMISRPQFEVMKKGMRIVNCARGGVIDEMALVEAIDSGIVAGAAFDVFEKEPPQADHPFLSHPKIIVTPHLGASTVEAQENVAIDVSEQVLHILRNEPFINAVNIPPVAPSVMNKLQPYFTLGEKLGSFATQLTHGAISEINVEYAGDLSDVDTQPLTRYIVKGVLSRHFAGDVNIVNSMHLAKTRDVNVVVTKSPKTKGFTNLITVTLKADPDEVRLVAGTLLQGYGERIVKVNNFPVDIAPEGHQILISHNDKPGIIGLVGTLLGENDVNIASMQVGRKIVGGAAIMLLTVDKAVPQDVLVKLAGLPQINTAEEVILL